The proteins below come from a single Corylus avellana chromosome ca3, CavTom2PMs-1.0 genomic window:
- the LOC132174292 gene encoding uncharacterized protein LOC132174292 yields the protein MFPKAEILVELVTSSDHALLRMNLHETGARVYGHCGFRYEAQRELDKKCCEVKGENKNDILLLERRLVSLHGAEGMPAVVEIARLKQELQLLLDQEDLKWKQRVKTDWLKHGDRNTKFHHACANQRRKSNQILAIKNADSNLWETQENVGKIFVDYFMGLFTASREGEVDPCLAFIEKRVMDEMNEQLLKDFTMEVVCHALHQMAPFKASGPNGLVAVFFLQKNWVTVGEEVIMPHIISSTQSAFIPGRLIIDNVLAAYETLHTMHSRMWGKNEFMAIKLDMRKAYDRVEWRLLETVMLRMGFNSRWIHLIMMCVSTAQYAVLVNGSPKGKIYTSRGLRQSDPLSPYLFLLCAEVLSSMISQANLKGVLTRVPTSKKGP from the exons ATGTTTCCCAAAGCTGAGATATTGGTGGAATTGGTGACCAGTTCGGACCATGCTCTTCTTCGGATGAATCTGCACGAGACTGGGGCAAGAGTATATGGGCATTGTGGTTTCCGGTATGAAGCACAACGAGAACTTGATAAGAAATGCTGTGAG GTGAAaggggaaaacaaaaatgatatcCTTCTATTGGAGAGACGCTTGGTGAGTTTACATGGGGCAGAAGGAATGCCAGCAGTGGTGGAGATTGCACGTCTGAAACAGGAACTACAACTTTTGTTGGATCAGGAGGACTTAAAGTGGAAACAAAGGGTGAAAACAGATTGGCTCAAACATGGAGATCGCAATACAAAGTTCCACCATGCGTGTGCAAACCAACGAAGAAAATCCAACCAAATCCTGGCCATAAAAAATGCAGACAGCAATCTGTGGGAGACCCAAGAAAACGTGGGAAAGATATTTGTTGACTATTTTATGGGCCTTTTCACTGCAAGCCGAGAAGGAGAAGTCGACCCATGTTTAGCTTTTATTGAGAAGAGAGTCATGGATGAAATGAATGAGCAACTCTTGAAGGATTTTACAATGGAGGTGGTTTGTCATGCCCTTCACCAAATGGCACCTTTTAAAGCTTCGGGCCCTAACGGATTGGTAGccgttttttttcttcagaaaaattgGGTTACTGTGGGAGAGGAG GTAATCATGCCACATATCATATCATCAACCCAAAGTGCTTTTATCCCTGGACGTCTTATTATTGATAATGTCTTGGCTGCTTATGAAACTCTCCATACAATGCACTCTCGTATGTGGGGAAAAAATGAGTTTATGGCTATTAAATTGGATATGAGAAAGGCGTATGACAGGGTGGAATGGAGATTGTTAGAAACAGTCATGCTACGGATGGGTTTTAATTCGAGATGGATCCACCTTATCATGATGTGTGTGTCTACGGCTCAATATGCGGTCCTAGTGAATGGTTCCCCGAAAGGGAAGATTTATACATCACGTGGATTAAGACAGAGTGACCCGTTATCTCCTTATCTTTTTCTCCTTTGTGCAGAAGTTCTAAGTTCCATGATATCACAAGCTAATCTTAAAGGTGTTTTGACTAGGGTGCCTACATCCAAAAAGGGCCCTTAG
- the LOC132176203 gene encoding uncharacterized protein LOC132176203, producing the protein MEQFRHIGEVLGSLKALIVLQEDIQFNHCQCFLLLDIFCLAFDTIAEEIRQNLKLEEKNKKWKALEQPLRELYRVFKEGELYIKHCLDAKDWWGKAISLHQNKDCVEFHIHNLFCYFPAVIEAIENAGEIAGLDESEMEKRRVVLTRKYAKEWNDQKLFQWRFGKQYLVTQGIVNRLDSAWKEDRWRLIEKLKEKRSSVSAALTKNEHRLGDLLLKKLNGPEQFNGKLFPSSIFVGGKDYNVRRRLGSGSQYKEIQWLGESFVLRHFFGEIEPLSSEISTLLSLSHPNIVQYLCGFYDEEKKECSLVMELMSKDLCCYLKENSGSRRKILFSLSVVVDIMLQIARGMEYLHSRKIFHGDLNPCNVLLKARNSTEGYFLAKVSGFGLLSVKSSLTSRNTPKQNTEQNVANPFIWYAPEVLAEQEQPGRDSPSKYTEKADVYSFGMLCFELLTGKVPFEDSHLQGEKMSRNIRAGERPLFPIPSPKHIVNLTKKCWQTDPTQRPNFSSICRILRYTKKFLAMNPENGQPELQSPSLDFCDIETLFGKKFPAEGDGDIAPVSQIPFELFAYKLAEKDKSCMSIKDKCWVPTSDEASNSRDDNLSEVDDLIPAIDAGLACFDEMPVCSEAPLKKTLAPKKLPERKMRKTPGTPNAQSARSASAQSPLRKCGHNLKTNRGSKTPLTLSPVHPSIGRKTPLTMSPAHPSLGRRTPLTMSPVHPSIGRRIPMTMSPVHPSIESNGSDSTVF; encoded by the exons ATGGAACAATTCCGGCATATTGGAGAGGTGCTGGGAAGTCTGAAGGCTCTGATTGTGTTGCAAGAAgacattcaattcaatcattGCCAGTGTTTTTTGCTGCTTGACATTTTCTGTTTGGCATTCGACACGATTGCGGAGGAGATAAGGCAGAACCTGAAGCTGGAAGAGAAGAACAAGAAATGGAAAGCCCTTGAGCAGCCTTTGAGAGAGCTCTACAGGGTCTTCAAAGAAGGGGAGCTATACATCAAGCATTGCTTGGATGCAAAGGATTGGTGGGGAAAAGCAATCAGTCTCCATCAGAACAAGGATTGTGTTGAGTTTCACATCCACAACTTGTTCTGCTACTTCCCGGCCGTAATCGAGGCGATTGAGAATGCCGGAGAGATTGCAGGACTTGATGAGAGTGAGATGGAGAAGAGGAGAGTCGTGCTCACAAGGAAGTATGCTAAGGAGTGGAATGATCAGAAGCTTTTCCAATGGAGATTTGGGAAGCAGTATTTGGTGACTCAAGGAATTGTCAACCGTTTGGATAGTGCTTGGAAGGAAGATAGATGGAGGCTTATTGAAAAGCTCAAGGAGAAGAGAAGTTCAGTTTCTGCTGCATTGACAAAAAATGAGCACAGGCTTGGAGACTTGCTGCTGAAGAAACTAAATGGGCCTGAGCAATTTAACGGGAAACTCTTCCCAAGTTCAATTTTTGTTGGAGGAAAGGATTACAATGTGCGGCGGCGGCTAGGCAGCGGAAGCCAGTATAAGGAAATTCAATGGCTGGGAGAAAGCTTTGTTTTGAGGCACTTCTTTGGGGAGATTGAGCCTTTGAGTTCTGAGATTTCCACTCTCCTATCTCTTTCCCACCCCAACATAGTGCAATACCTTTGTGGCTTTTATGATGAGGAGAAGAAAGAGTGCTCACTTGTTATGGAGTTGATGAGCAAGGATCTTTGCTGCTACTTGAAGGAGAATTCTGGCTCAAGGAGAAAGattctgttctctctctctgtagtTGTTGATATCATGCTTCAGATTGCAAGAGGTATGGAGTATCTCCACTCTCGGAAGATATTTCATGGAGATTTGAATCCTTGTAATGTTCTTCTCAAAGCAAGGAATTCCACTGAAGGTTATTTTCTTGCAAAAGTGTCTGGTTTTGGTTTGTTGTCAGTCAAGAGTAGTCTTACTTCTCGAAACacaccaaaacaaaacacagaACAAAATGTTGCAAACCCATTTATTTGGTATGCTCCTGAAGTTCTGGCTGAGCAAGAACAGCCTGGAAGAGATTCTCCTTCCAAGTACACCGAGAAAGCAGATGTGTACAGCTTTGGGATGCTTTGCTTTGAGCTTTTGACAGGGAAAGTTCCTTTTGAAGACAGCCATCTTCAGGGAGAGAAGATGAGTAGAAACATAAGGGCAGGGGAAAGACCTCTCTTCCCAATCCCATCACCTAAACACATTGTGAATCTGACCAAGAAATGCTGGCAAACTGACCCAACTCAGCGCCCAAATTTCTCATCCATCTGCAGGATTCTACGCTACACTAAGAAATTCCTTGCCATGAACCCTGAAAATGGGCAGCCTGAGCTGCAATCACCTTCTCTAGACTTCTGTGACATAGAGACCTTGTTTGGGAAGAAATTTCCTGCAGAGGGGGATGGTGATATAGCCCCAGTATCCCAAATTCCGTTTGAATTGTTTGCTTATAAACTTGCAGAGAAGGATAAGAGTTGCATGAGCATTAAAGATAAGTGTTGGGTTCCAACAAGTGATGAAGCCTCAAATAGCAGAGATGATAACTTGTCTGAAGTGGATGACTTGATACCTGCTATCGATGCAGGTTTAGCTTGTTTCGATGAGATGCCAGTTTGTTCAGAGGCTCCATTGAAGAAAACTCTAGCCCCAAAGAAACTTCCAGAGCGAAAGATGAGAAAAACCCCAG GAACACCAAACGCACAATCAGCAAGATCTGCATCAGCACAATCACCACTGAGAAAATGTGGCCACAATTTGAAGACAAACAGAGGAAGTAAGACACCATTGACTTTGAGTCCTGTGCACCCAAGTATAGGAAGGAAGACACCGTTGACAATGAGTCCCGCGCACCCAAGTTTAGGAAGGAGAACACCGTTGACTATGAGTCCTGTGCACCCAAGTATAGGAAGGAGGATACCGATGACTATGAGTCCTGTGCACCCAAGTATAGAAAGTAATGGCTCAGATTCTACCGTCTTCTAG
- the LOC132173717 gene encoding protein SPA1-RELATED 2, translating to MDEGVGDEATTLGAMEGTRLQSKESEYSLKPEGRNMLESQEMFIPGEGDYNQSPTQEFAVQEGKNVNRSINHGNGLEQPHASLCSVDDAGIMVEELRVTNYNGSNLAIVGTSSNRERMQARQNQWQHLYQLAGGSGGGSSRGDTICRDNGQGMSSLWEDMGGTHFPELLAQKPFSNDSKDMTEQLMTAENQEALGNNCGGIRTKIISKSGFSEFFVKKTLKGKGIVCKGPPSDVFHVGPRDQNNLKIGGSTIVASDVSQGLGSKTAMPSPEGIAGLRPPGGSDHDGVGFRQWLKVGSHKESKVNCLYIFRQIVDVVDNFHSQGVALKDLRPSCFRLLPSNQVKYIGSPVERETLNSVVDRNTLRPDNCLIRKRPLEQVMFPSAALHAKKQKFPENVHFIRRWHQFPSRSCHKLESAYDSNINITYPRDSCDDYNEANASTECESQSKPSSPCASTIAQQQLTSLSDRLEEKWYRSPEELVESGCTTSSNIYCLGILIFELLGRFDSERAHAAAMSDLRHRILPPSFLSENPKEAGFCLWLIHPEPSLRPTTREIIQSEVINGVAEVCAEELSSSIDQDDADSELLSHFLASLKEEKHQRASKLAEDISCLEADIEEVEKRRTLKNSLVHSSLHNDSLSRKETVFYHKEPSSSDALSQSSPISNTNELCLTRNIHQLEKPYFSLRSEIQLTVSDGTTRPDKDLLRNRENWCLAQKDEEKQIPTDRLGAFFDGLCKYARYSKFEVRGILRNGDFNNSANVICSLSFDRDEEYFATAGVSKKIKIFEFNALLNDSVDIHYPAIEMPNKSKLSCVCWNNYIKNYLASTDYDGVVKLWDAGTGQGFSQFTEHERRAWSVDFSQVSPTKLASGSDDCLVKLWSISERNSLDTIKNIANVCCVQFSAHSSHLLAFGSADYRTYCYDLRFTKIPWCVLSGHEKAVSYVKFLDSETLVSASTDNTLKLWDLNKTSPSGLSNNACSLTLSGHANEKNFVGLSTADGYITCGSETNEVYVYHRSLPMPITSHKFGSIDPISGKESDDDNMQFVSSVCWRGKSDMVVAANSSGCIKVLQLV from the exons ATGGATGAGGGAGTGGGTGATGAAGCAACCACGTTAGGTGCGATGGAGGGCACACGCCTCCAAAGCAAAGAGAGCGAGTATTCTCTGAAACCTGAAGGCCGCAACATGTTGGAATCCCAGGAAATGTTTATACCTGGAGAGGGTGACTATAACCAGAGCCCGACCCAGGAGTTTGCAGTTCAAGAGGGTAAGAATGTAAATAGGAGTATAAACCATGGGAATGGATTGGAGCAACCCCATGCTAGTCTTTGCTCCGTGGATGATGCTGGTATCATGGTTGAGGAGTTGAGAGTGACCAATTACAATGGCTCGAATTTAGCTATTGTTGGTACATCAAGCAATAGAGAAAGAATGCAGGCTAGGCAGAATCAGTGGCAGCATCTTTATCAGCTTGCAGGTGGATCAGGAGGTGGGAGTTCACGCGGTGATACGATATGCAGGGACAATGGTCAGGGAATGTCAAGTCTCTGGGAGGATATGGGGGGCACACATTTTCCAGAGTTATTAGCTCAAAAACCATTTAGCAATGACAGTAAGGATATGACGGAACAGTTGATGACTGCTGAAAATCAAGAGGCATTGGGCAACAATTGTGGAGGTATCCGGACAAAGATTATATCTAAATCAGGGTTCTCTGagttttttgtcaaaaagactTTGAAGGGAAAAGGGATCGTATGTAAAGGCCCTCCTAGTGATGTATTTCATGTTGGGCCCAGGGACCAGAATAATTTAAAGATTGGTGGCAGTACTATAGTGGCTTCTGATGTATCACAGGGACTGGGTTCCAAAACTGCAATGCCTTCTCCTGAAGGTATTGCTGGGCTTAGGCCTCCTGGTGGTTCGGATCATGATGGAGTTGGTTTCAGACAATGGCTGAAAGTTGGGAGCCATAAAGAAAGTAAAGTTAACTGCTTGTATATATTTAGACAGATCGTGGATGTGGTTGATAATTTCCACTCTCAAGGAGTTGCCTTGAAGGACTTACGGCCCTCTTGTTTCAGGTTGTTGCCATCAAATCAAGTTAAGTACATTGGGTCGCCAGTTGAGAGAGAAACATTAAATAGTGTAGTGGATCGTAATACTTTGCGCCCAGATAATTGTCTTATAAGAAAAAGGCCTCTGGAGCAGGTAATGTTTCCCTCTGCTGCTTTACATGCAAAGAAGCAAAAGTTCCCCGAGAATGTACACTTCATTAGGCGGTGGCACCAATTCCCTTCAAGATCTTGCCACAAACTTGAGAGTGCATATGATAGCAACATCAATATCACTTATCCGAGGGATTCTTGTGATGATTATAATGAAGCTAATGCAAGTACAGAATGTGAGAGTCAGAGCAAGCCCAGCAGCCCTTGTGCATCTACTATCGCTCAACAGCAGTTGACTTCTCTAAGTGATCGGTTGGAAGAGAAGTGGTATAGAAGTCCTGAGGAGCTTGTTGAGAGTGGCTGCACAACTTCATCAAATATCTACTGTCTCGGCATTCTTATTTTTGAG TTACTTGGTCGTTTTGATTCTGAAAGAGCTCATGCTGCTGCAATGTCAGATCTGCGTCATAGAATTCTTCCCCCAAGTTTTTTATCAGAAAACCCAAAGGAAGCTGGATTCTGTCTTTGGTTAATTCATCCTGAACCTTCATTGCGTCCAACAACCAG GGAGATTATACAATCTGAAGTGATTAATGGAGTGGCGGAGGTGTGTGCTGAAGAATTATCATCATCCATTGATCAAGATGATGCCGACTCAGAACTACTGTCGCATTTCCTGGCTTCATTGAAAGAGGAAAAGCACCAGCGTGCTTCCAAGTTAGCAGAAGACATTAGCTGCTTAGAAGCAGATATTGAAGAGGTTGAGAAGAGGCGCACTTTGAAAAACTCACTGGTGCATTCTTCCTTGCACAATGACTCCCTCAGTAGAAAGGAGACCGTGTTCTATCATAAAGAACCATCAAGTTCAGATGCGCTTTCTCAATCATCCCCTATATCTAATACAAATGAGTTGTGTTTGACAAGGAATATCCATCAGCTTGAAAAACCTTACTTCTCCTTGAGATCTGAAATTCAGCTCACTGTAAGTGATGGAACAACACGTCCAGATAAGGATTTATTGAGGAATCGTGAGAATTGGTGCTTGGCCCAAAAGGATGAAGAAAAACAGATTCCCACTGATCGCTTAGGAGCCTTCTTTGATGGTTTATGCAAGTATGCTCGTTATAGTAAGTTTGAAGTGCGTGGGATACTAAGAAATGGGGATTTCAATAATTCTGCAAATGTAATTTGCTCTCTCAGTTTTGACCGGGATGAGGAGTACTTTGCTACTGCTGGTGTGTCgaagaaaataaagatatttGAATTTAATGCTCTCCTTAATGACTCTGTTGATATTCATTATCCAGCAATTGAGATGCCAAATAAATCAAAGCTCAGTTGTGTTTGCTGGAATAACTATATCAAGAACTATCTGGCTTCAACCGATTATGATGGTGTAGTGAAG TTATGGGATGCAGGTACTGGTCAAGGTTTTTCTCAATTCACAGAGCACGAAAGGAGGGCTTGGTCCGTTGACTTTTCTCAAGTGTCTCCCACAAAATTGGCCAGTGGAAGTGATGACTGCTTGGTGAAACTGTGGAGCATTAGTGAG AGAAACAGTTTAGATACAATCAAGAACATTGCGAATGTCTGCTGTGTTCAGTTCTCTGCTCACTCCTCGCATTTGCTGGCCTTTGGGTCTGCTGATTATAGAACTTATTGCTATGATCTTCGGTTTACTAAAATCCCCTGGTGTGTATTGTCGGGCCATGAAAAAGCTGTGAGCTATGTGAAATTCTTGGACTCCGAGACACTTGTTTCTGCATCCACTGACAACACATTAAAGCTTTGGGATCTCAACAAAACCAGTCCTAGCGGTCTGTCCAATAATGCTTGCAGCTTAACCCTTAGTGGGCATGCTAATGAGAAG AATTTTGTGGGTTTATCCACTGCTGATGGTTATATTACATGTGGTTCAGAAACAAATGAG GTTTATGTTTACCATAGATCTCTGCCTATGCCAATTACTTCCCACAAGTTTGGTTCCATCGATCCTATCTCTGGAAAAGAGTCTGATGATGACAATATGCAGTTCGTTTCCAGTGTTTGTTGGAGAGGGAAATCAGACATGGTTGTTGCTGCCAATTCAAGTGGGTGTATAAAAGTGTTGCAGTTGGTTTGA